One window of Pseudacidobacterium ailaaui genomic DNA carries:
- a CDS encoding energy transducer TonB, whose translation MASNGNDPLNRANLGLLPEEKGRFGSFGVSTVINLVAAGILILLTMAQIHQEQKRRQYQTTELIFPVEQPKPYVPPAPKIHIIPPPPKIEQPKITLPKPQPEPPKPVAVKVPTPEMPKLEPAPPKAVTPPPQPKVGLFKSAVPTRVANNNSAPTPKTGGFGDPNGVTPNPHATRPATIAAVGAFAAAPGPANGAGAARQGAVHGTDFGSGVANGVPGGKDRGTVASAGFKSGVVGGTGAPGSHGTVATGGFQTPVGTGNGEQHLAKMQEPQSTPIVVVSKPLPQYTPEARQLRIQGDVTLEVRFTASGRVEVLRVVSGLGHGLDQQAILAAEKIRFKPATKNGIPVDEVSTIRITFQLA comes from the coding sequence ATGGCGAGTAACGGGAACGATCCGCTGAATCGGGCAAATTTGGGTCTTCTGCCCGAAGAAAAGGGCAGATTCGGGTCATTTGGTGTAAGTACAGTCATCAACCTGGTGGCTGCCGGAATCCTGATTCTTCTAACGATGGCGCAGATTCATCAGGAGCAAAAGCGCCGTCAATATCAGACCACGGAATTGATATTTCCGGTAGAGCAGCCGAAGCCGTACGTGCCGCCTGCTCCAAAAATCCACATTATTCCTCCGCCTCCAAAAATTGAGCAACCGAAGATCACGCTCCCGAAGCCTCAGCCGGAGCCGCCGAAACCCGTGGCGGTAAAAGTTCCGACCCCAGAGATGCCGAAACTGGAGCCTGCGCCGCCCAAGGCCGTGACGCCACCGCCGCAGCCAAAGGTCGGGCTTTTCAAGAGCGCGGTCCCGACGCGAGTGGCGAACAATAATTCAGCTCCCACCCCGAAGACGGGCGGCTTTGGCGACCCCAACGGAGTAACTCCTAATCCTCATGCTACCCGTCCAGCCACCATTGCTGCGGTCGGAGCTTTTGCTGCAGCGCCTGGTCCGGCAAATGGAGCCGGAGCGGCGCGTCAGGGGGCAGTCCATGGGACGGATTTTGGCTCTGGAGTCGCCAATGGGGTACCCGGTGGGAAGGACCGCGGTACAGTTGCCTCGGCGGGATTTAAGAGTGGAGTTGTGGGAGGTACGGGGGCCCCGGGGAGCCATGGGACTGTGGCCACAGGCGGATTTCAGACTCCTGTGGGTACAGGAAATGGTGAGCAGCACCTGGCCAAGATGCAGGAGCCACAGTCGACCCCAATTGTGGTGGTCTCGAAGCCGCTTCCACAGTACACACCAGAGGCGAGACAGCTACGGATTCAAGGGGATGTAACGCTGGAAGTTCGCTTTACCGCCTCCGGGCGGGTTGAAGTGCTGAGGGTTGTCAGCGGGCTTGGACATGGTCTGGATCAGCAGGCAATTCTGGCTGCGGAGAAGATCCGGTTTAAGCCCGCCACCAAAAATGGCATTCCGGTGGACGAAGTGAGCACGATCCGGATCACGTTCCAGCTGGCATAG
- a CDS encoding outer membrane beta-barrel protein produces the protein MSKKILVLAIVLNSLLSFAQVAPANRGGGLSLSAGAEYSDFNPDWGPDRLQGMAAFFDLDHLFLNRLGVEGEARWLRFNQPHGETEDNYLLGPRFRMVRFGKLEAYGKFLMGGGWITYRDKLGSGSYFAYAPGITGEYRLSRHWKVRGDYEYEFWPAAPGEAFTAPFGKTSSGLTPNGFSVGVSYRIF, from the coding sequence GTGTCTAAAAAAATATTGGTCTTGGCCATTGTTCTCAACTCCCTTCTTTCTTTTGCGCAGGTGGCCCCGGCGAATCGCGGCGGAGGACTTTCGCTATCAGCAGGTGCGGAATATTCCGACTTTAACCCGGATTGGGGGCCTGACCGTTTGCAGGGCATGGCCGCTTTTTTTGATCTGGATCATCTTTTCCTGAACCGACTGGGAGTGGAAGGTGAGGCGCGCTGGCTGCGCTTCAATCAGCCCCACGGGGAAACAGAGGACAACTACCTGCTTGGCCCGCGCTTTCGGATGGTTCGTTTCGGAAAACTAGAGGCTTATGGAAAGTTCCTCATGGGCGGAGGGTGGATAACATATCGCGATAAACTTGGCAGCGGCAGCTACTTTGCTTATGCCCCTGGCATCACCGGAGAGTACCGTCTCTCTCGGCACTGGAAGGTGCGCGGCGACTATGAATACGAATTCTGGCCAGCCGCTCCCGGTGAGGCCTTCACCGCGCCTTTCGGAAAAACGAGTAGCGGTCTAACTCCGAATGGCTTCAGTGTGGGTGTTTCTTACCGCATCTTCTAA
- a CDS encoding S41 family peptidase — protein MSKNFKRVILGISVLLVAIVLIGGLGMNGVRAGTQSDGAYRQMGVYEEVLHKIQSDYVVEPNLNKVTTGALHGLLESLDSDSSYLTPAEYTTFKAHENEGSAAQVGLNVSKRGGYATVVSVMPGSPAEREQIQDGDIIVAIGDQPTREMSLAMVRLLLEGKPGTQVTFSLVRPERGKYDPEKITLTRTNVTVPAMGQQEYENSSILYLKPVVLNKERVDEIESRLKAMQKNGNKKVLLDLRDVALGDEQQAVRLANAFIRNGTIAMLEGQKVSKQTFAADPNKFITNAPLAVLVNHGTSGPGELVAAAILDNKRGDVVGDRTFGEGSVQKTIELPDGAALILSVAKYESPSGKKIQDEAVTPNVLVASDFDQYDDPNQKPVSHQDDQLNKALDLLKQKNA, from the coding sequence ATGTCCAAAAATTTCAAACGCGTCATTCTAGGAATATCCGTGCTTCTAGTCGCCATTGTCCTGATTGGCGGTTTGGGAATGAATGGTGTACGCGCCGGTACACAGAGTGATGGTGCGTACAGGCAAATGGGTGTTTATGAAGAGGTGCTGCATAAGATTCAGAGCGACTACGTGGTCGAACCCAACCTGAACAAAGTAACGACTGGGGCGCTCCATGGACTGCTGGAGTCCCTTGACTCTGATTCAAGTTACTTGACCCCGGCTGAATACACGACCTTTAAAGCGCATGAGAATGAAGGCTCCGCAGCACAGGTGGGCCTGAATGTTTCAAAGCGCGGTGGATATGCCACTGTTGTCTCTGTTATGCCGGGAAGCCCTGCGGAACGCGAGCAGATTCAGGACGGGGACATCATCGTGGCCATTGGGGACCAGCCTACAAGGGAAATGTCGCTGGCGATGGTTCGTCTTCTGCTGGAAGGCAAACCCGGGACCCAGGTGACTTTCTCACTGGTGCGTCCGGAGCGGGGCAAATATGACCCGGAGAAAATTACTCTTACCCGCACGAATGTGACCGTTCCGGCGATGGGACAGCAGGAGTACGAAAACTCAAGCATCCTCTATCTCAAGCCAGTGGTCCTGAACAAGGAGCGCGTAGACGAAATCGAGTCCCGCCTCAAGGCAATGCAGAAGAACGGCAACAAAAAGGTTTTACTGGATTTACGCGATGTTGCCCTGGGAGACGAGCAGCAGGCGGTTCGTCTGGCCAATGCTTTTATTCGTAACGGAACGATTGCCATGCTTGAAGGACAAAAAGTAAGCAAACAGACCTTTGCGGCAGATCCGAATAAGTTCATTACCAATGCTCCTTTGGCTGTTCTGGTCAACCATGGCACATCAGGCCCCGGAGAGTTGGTGGCTGCGGCAATTCTTGATAACAAACGCGGTGATGTTGTCGGAGACCGCACGTTTGGTGAAGGTAGCGTACAGAAAACCATTGAATTACCAGATGGCGCTGCTCTGATACTGTCCGTGGCAAAATATGAATCTCCTTCCGGAAAAAAGATACAGGACGAGGCCGTAACTCCAAACGTTCTGGTTGCTTCTGACTTTGACCAGTATGATGATCCAAACCAGAAGCCGGTCTCCCATCAGGACGATCAATTGAATAAAGCGCTGGATCTGTTAAAACAAAAGAACGCATAA
- a CDS encoding penicillin-binding protein 1A has product MNQRIQMRSPFRPGTGRRKVAGGVAIAVLVLLAVAVGSLSGLMLVYTINLPQIADLMRYRPDTITELYDTHGRVFGSFALERRIPVNYNDFSPLLREAVVSIEDKNFEDHWGVNIFRVLGAAYHDLTSKTRAQGASTLTMQLARNLFLGRERTFGRKLQEVLLSIQMEHAFTKQQIFTLYANQIYLGHGMYGFEAGAQYYFSKHAKDLTLPEAALLAGLPKGPVEYSPILNPEKAFRRRNMVINAMLEDGKITAAQANVARAVPLGLHLQPPANSVAPWFVEAVRRELEQKLGTDQVHEAGLKVYTTLDLDLQQVANHALLDGLASYERQRGWRGHLLNVIAGGVAMEGFRHPDWVIPPQPGDYVHALVTGVLPYQVTARVGDHDLLLVPEDWTWTKFRTADAFLKVGDLVYVHLRQPEGSLLRGTLEQDTGAEGALLAMDNATGDVLAMVGGRDFHLSQFNRATQAQRQTGSSFKPYVYTAAVEEGARPEEMILDAPTSFGGYTPHNYEGNYLGSITLLKAFADSRNIPALKLAERVGIRKVIDVAHRFGITTNIPAYLPVALGSVEVTLEQQVAAYSVFPNDGIRISPRIIRRVTSADGAPLLEDKPAVSEVTSARVARIMMTFLREVTRSGTAAAASSLNHPVGGKTGTTSDFTDAWFVGFSPSVTCGVWTGYDNRESLGDKETGARVALPIWMDFMRAAIAGRNDEAFPGDMRPVSSQARIAAAVSAH; this is encoded by the coding sequence TTGAATCAACGCATTCAGATGAGATCTCCCTTTCGTCCGGGCACAGGACGGCGTAAAGTGGCCGGCGGCGTAGCGATAGCTGTCCTTGTGCTGTTAGCTGTGGCCGTTGGCTCTCTCAGCGGTCTCATGCTGGTCTACACCATCAATCTTCCGCAAATTGCCGATCTCATGCGTTATCGTCCTGACACGATTACGGAGTTGTACGATACACATGGACGGGTTTTTGGCTCCTTTGCGCTGGAGCGCCGGATTCCTGTGAACTACAACGATTTCTCACCTCTGCTTCGCGAAGCGGTAGTCTCGATTGAAGACAAGAATTTCGAAGATCATTGGGGAGTCAACATCTTCCGTGTTCTGGGAGCGGCCTATCATGATCTGACATCCAAGACCCGAGCTCAAGGGGCCTCCACCCTGACCATGCAGTTGGCCAGAAATCTTTTCCTGGGCCGTGAACGGACGTTCGGGCGCAAGCTACAGGAAGTCCTGCTTTCCATTCAGATGGAGCATGCCTTCACCAAGCAGCAGATCTTTACGCTTTATGCAAACCAGATTTATCTGGGGCACGGCATGTATGGATTTGAAGCTGGCGCGCAATATTATTTCAGCAAGCATGCCAAAGATCTCACTTTGCCGGAGGCCGCGCTTCTGGCTGGTTTGCCGAAAGGTCCTGTTGAGTATTCGCCCATCCTCAATCCGGAGAAGGCGTTCCGACGGCGCAATATGGTCATCAATGCCATGCTGGAGGATGGAAAGATTACCGCAGCGCAGGCCAATGTGGCACGGGCCGTACCGCTAGGACTCCACCTTCAGCCCCCTGCAAACAGCGTAGCGCCCTGGTTTGTCGAGGCGGTCCGGCGTGAGCTGGAGCAGAAGCTGGGAACAGACCAGGTCCACGAAGCGGGCCTAAAGGTCTACACGACGCTCGATCTGGATTTGCAGCAGGTAGCCAATCATGCTCTTCTGGATGGTCTGGCCAGCTATGAGCGGCAGCGTGGATGGCGCGGGCATTTGCTGAATGTGATTGCTGGCGGAGTTGCAATGGAAGGATTCAGGCACCCGGACTGGGTCATTCCGCCGCAGCCAGGAGATTACGTTCATGCACTTGTGACCGGGGTGCTGCCCTATCAGGTAACGGCGCGTGTGGGTGACCATGACTTATTGCTCGTGCCTGAAGACTGGACATGGACGAAGTTCCGTACTGCAGATGCATTTCTGAAGGTGGGCGATCTTGTCTATGTACACCTGCGGCAGCCAGAGGGCAGCCTTTTGCGTGGCACGCTGGAGCAGGATACGGGTGCTGAGGGAGCGTTATTGGCCATGGACAATGCTACCGGCGATGTCCTGGCCATGGTGGGAGGAAGAGACTTTCACCTATCGCAGTTCAATCGCGCCACGCAGGCCCAGCGGCAAACCGGATCATCTTTTAAGCCTTACGTTTACACAGCTGCAGTGGAAGAAGGCGCCAGGCCGGAAGAGATGATTCTTGATGCTCCAACTTCATTCGGCGGGTATACTCCCCACAATTATGAGGGGAATTACCTTGGCAGTATCACACTGCTCAAGGCCTTTGCGGATTCACGCAATATTCCTGCGCTGAAGCTGGCAGAACGCGTTGGCATCCGCAAGGTCATTGACGTTGCACATCGGTTTGGCATAACCACCAACATTCCAGCCTATCTGCCAGTGGCTCTCGGCTCCGTCGAAGTTACGCTGGAGCAGCAGGTGGCCGCATATTCTGTTTTTCCGAATGATGGCATTCGTATTTCCCCGCGGATCATACGCCGCGTCACTTCGGCTGACGGTGCACCGTTGCTCGAAGACAAACCTGCAGTCAGTGAGGTCACGAGCGCCCGTGTGGCCAGAATTATGATGACCTTTCTGCGTGAGGTCACACGTTCTGGAACGGCGGCCGCAGCGTCTTCGCTGAACCATCCTGTGGGTGGTAAAACGGGCACCACAAGCGACTTTACAGATGCATGGTTTGTTGGTTTTTCTCCTTCGGTCACCTGCGGGGTCTGGACCGGCTACGATAATCGGGAAAGTCTTGGAGACAAGGAAACAGGGGCCCGGGTTGCACTCCCCATATGGATGGATTTTATGCGGGCCGCCATTGCCGGCAGGAATGACGAGGCCTTTCCTGGAGACATGAGGCCAGTTTCGTCTCAGGCACGGATTGCAGCGGCGGTCAGCGCGCACTAG
- a CDS encoding CDP-alcohol phosphatidyltransferase family protein — MARGSRRRRGMYILPSLFTAGNIAAGYFAIMQSLQGSAQEPHHFDWAALAIGFAIPFDALDGRIARMTHTTSEFGKELDSLADVITFGVAPSILAFTWGFRMLPPLGDLVFRQKLIQFGAFVCFLFLICGASRLARFNISVNPVPKNPGRPGRKYFVGMPIPAAAGIIAAVIHFFHGIPISIPWVALIWMALVGLIGFLMVSTWRFWSGKEINLSSRHPFQWMVLIGLLLYALVFFSEYVLIIMALMYMFSGILARIAYSWQRARRTLPSASSS, encoded by the coding sequence ATGGCCAGAGGCTCACGCCGGCGCCGTGGGATGTACATCCTGCCCTCTCTTTTCACGGCAGGAAACATCGCGGCAGGTTATTTTGCCATCATGCAGAGCCTGCAAGGCTCTGCACAGGAGCCGCATCATTTTGACTGGGCCGCCCTGGCCATTGGTTTTGCAATACCCTTCGATGCGCTCGATGGCCGCATCGCGCGCATGACCCATACCACCAGCGAATTCGGCAAAGAACTCGATTCCCTTGCCGACGTGATTACTTTTGGCGTTGCCCCAAGCATTCTTGCCTTTACCTGGGGCTTCCGTATGCTCCCACCTCTGGGTGATCTCGTCTTCCGCCAGAAGCTGATACAGTTTGGCGCCTTTGTTTGTTTTCTCTTCCTCATCTGTGGCGCCAGCCGTCTGGCCCGCTTCAACATCAGTGTGAATCCTGTACCCAAAAACCCTGGCCGGCCGGGACGAAAGTATTTTGTGGGTATGCCCATTCCGGCAGCGGCGGGAATCATTGCTGCCGTGATTCATTTCTTTCACGGCATCCCTATTTCGATTCCATGGGTAGCTTTGATCTGGATGGCGTTGGTCGGCCTGATTGGCTTCCTGATGGTCAGCACCTGGCGCTTCTGGAGCGGCAAGGAGATCAACCTTTCCAGCCGTCATCCTTTCCAGTGGATGGTGCTGATTGGCCTGCTCCTTTACGCGCTGGTTTTCTTTTCCGAATATGTGCTGATCATCATGGCGCTTATGTATATGTTCTCTGGCATTCTCGCGCGCATTGCCTATTCCTGGCAGCGCGCCCGGCGTACACTTCCCTCCGCCTCTTCATCCTGA